From the Aquitalea magnusonii genome, one window contains:
- a CDS encoding YdgA family protein, which yields MPKRRLIIAGATLGGLLVLNGAAAFWAGMKAEDTLEEQHKMLASLPLFKVKSHSYDRGWFSSTETTELEFNRRLSGPYENMLPDNFKPLLGSTIKFTHHIKHGPFPGLSSLDFRPARALVTTEFAMSDATRKTLKTFFGDKDPITVTNRLGFGGGGELNVNVPSFDYEEALSGVKMKWKGFDLKLDYASGYKEYKTEANSPGFLLEASSKGSLAFDGVRYVSDIRPGATGIKLGTSELTVGNVQLNWKDSVPYSIKLNELVYLMTRMRVGEFINPSGEFKPSAVALKNFRYQIVSSEQDEFINTRGKLDFAEFNYNDQHYGPMRLDVSANHLHGPTLLKLDQAISQIPFEGVDPAVLRKQYIDTIKHTGIPLLTNNPKLVINDFYLKMPSGETTLQGSLGLNGLQEADLNNSTAFLKRFEVEARLSLPRKTLENLVVAQARTLFMVDQSAEVQPNRVRWKTWRAICWTAS from the coding sequence TTGCCAAAACGACGTCTGATTATTGCGGGAGCCACTCTGGGTGGCCTGTTGGTGCTCAACGGCGCGGCTGCCTTCTGGGCCGGCATGAAAGCCGAAGACACGCTGGAAGAGCAGCACAAGATGCTGGCCAGCCTGCCGCTGTTCAAGGTGAAGTCCCACAGCTACGACCGCGGCTGGTTCTCCTCCACCGAGACCACCGAACTGGAATTCAACCGCCGCCTGTCCGGGCCGTATGAAAACATGCTGCCGGACAATTTCAAGCCGCTGCTGGGTTCCACCATCAAGTTCACCCACCACATCAAGCATGGCCCCTTCCCCGGCCTGTCCAGCCTGGACTTCCGTCCGGCGCGTGCGCTGGTCACCACCGAATTTGCCATGAGCGATGCCACCCGCAAAACGCTCAAAACCTTCTTTGGCGACAAAGACCCGATTACCGTCACCAACCGGCTGGGCTTTGGCGGCGGCGGCGAACTGAATGTCAATGTGCCCTCCTTCGACTACGAAGAAGCCCTGTCCGGCGTGAAGATGAAATGGAAAGGCTTCGACCTGAAGCTGGACTATGCATCGGGCTACAAGGAATACAAGACCGAAGCCAACTCGCCGGGCTTCCTGCTGGAAGCCTCCAGCAAAGGCAGCCTGGCCTTTGACGGCGTGCGCTATGTCTCCGACATCCGCCCCGGTGCCACCGGCATCAAGCTGGGCACCAGCGAGCTGACCGTGGGCAATGTGCAGCTTAACTGGAAGGACAGCGTTCCTTACAGCATCAAGCTGAACGAACTGGTTTACCTGATGACACGCATGCGGGTGGGAGAATTCATCAACCCGTCCGGCGAATTCAAGCCGTCGGCAGTGGCGCTGAAGAACTTCCGCTACCAGATTGTCAGCAGCGAACAGGACGAATTCATCAATACCCGCGGCAAGCTGGACTTTGCCGAGTTCAACTACAACGACCAGCATTACGGCCCGATGCGGCTGGATGTGTCGGCCAATCACCTGCACGGCCCCACCTTGCTGAAGCTGGATCAGGCCATCAGCCAGATTCCGTTCGAAGGCGTGGACCCGGCAGTATTGCGCAAGCAGTACATCGACACCATCAAGCACACCGGCATTCCGCTGCTCACCAACAATCCCAAGCTGGTGATCAACGACTTCTACCTGAAGATGCCCAGTGGCGAAACCACGCTGCAAGGCAGCCTGGGGCTCAACGGCCTGCAGGAAGCGGACCTGAACAACTCCACCGCCTTCCTCAAGCGCTTTGAAGTGGAAGCCAGGCTGAGCCTGCCGCGCAAGACCCTGGAAAACCTGGTGGTGGCGCAAGCGCGCACCCTGTTCATGGTGGATCAGAGCGCAGAAGTGCAGCCCAATAGGGTGAGGTGGAAGACCTGGCGCGCAATCTGCTGGACAGCCAGCTGA
- the sbcB gene encoding exodeoxyribonuclease I has product MHTFFWHDYETFGAVPRQDRPSQFAGVRTDAELNEIGEPLMLYCQPAPDYLPAPEACLLTGITPQHCLQQGVAEHEFAAVIERELAAPGTIGVGYNTLRFDDEVSRFLFWRNLIDPYAREWQNQCGRWDILDLVRATYALRPEGIEWPQHEDGRPSFKLEHLSAANGLLHEAAHDALSDVRATIALARLIRQKQPKLFDYYLSLRKKDAVKAQLNLHKPQPLLHISGMYGAERGNLAIVWPLAPHPTNSNEVIVWDLAFDPAMLRGLSADDIRQRIYTRTEELPEGMTRLPLKTIHINKSPFVVANLKVLGADRAAHWGVDMVQIQQHAASAAALPDLTHTWRQVYRREAGEPRDVDENLYGGFVSNNDRKVLNKLRLKSAAQLTGEMAFFEDAQLGELLFRYRARNFPTSLSDEESQRWRDWCRHKLQDGVGGRNLAQFQQEMAAVRERELTPAQQDILQQLDSYAAGLLAPQP; this is encoded by the coding sequence ATGCATACATTCTTTTGGCACGACTATGAAACCTTCGGCGCCGTGCCGCGCCAGGACCGCCCCTCGCAATTTGCCGGGGTGCGTACCGATGCCGAGCTGAACGAAATCGGCGAGCCGCTGATGCTGTACTGCCAGCCCGCGCCAGACTACCTGCCCGCGCCGGAAGCCTGCCTGCTCACCGGCATCACCCCGCAGCACTGCCTGCAGCAAGGCGTGGCCGAGCATGAGTTCGCCGCGGTGATCGAACGCGAACTGGCCGCCCCCGGCACCATCGGCGTGGGCTACAACACGCTGCGCTTTGACGATGAAGTCAGCCGCTTTCTGTTCTGGCGCAATCTGATCGACCCCTATGCCCGCGAATGGCAGAACCAATGCGGCCGCTGGGACATTCTGGACCTGGTGCGCGCCACCTATGCGCTGCGCCCGGAAGGCATTGAATGGCCGCAACACGAAGACGGCCGCCCCAGTTTCAAGCTGGAACACCTGTCCGCTGCCAACGGCCTGCTGCACGAAGCCGCCCATGACGCGCTGTCCGATGTGCGCGCCACCATTGCGCTGGCGCGGCTGATCAGGCAAAAGCAGCCCAAGCTGTTCGACTATTACCTCAGCCTGCGCAAGAAAGACGCGGTGAAGGCACAGCTGAACCTGCACAAACCGCAGCCGCTGCTGCACATCTCCGGCATGTACGGTGCCGAGCGCGGCAATCTGGCCATTGTCTGGCCGCTGGCCCCGCACCCCACCAACAGCAATGAAGTGATTGTATGGGACCTGGCCTTCGACCCGGCCATGCTGCGCGGCCTGAGTGCCGACGACATCCGCCAGCGCATCTACACCCGCACCGAAGAGCTGCCGGAAGGCATGACGCGGCTACCGCTCAAGACCATCCACATCAACAAATCGCCCTTTGTCGTAGCCAACCTCAAGGTACTGGGCGCCGACCGGGCAGCGCACTGGGGCGTGGACATGGTGCAGATACAACAGCATGCCGCCAGCGCCGCCGCCCTGCCCGACCTGACACATACATGGCGGCAGGTGTATCGCCGCGAAGCGGGCGAGCCGCGCGATGTGGACGAGAACCTGTACGGCGGTTTTGTCAGCAATAACGACCGCAAGGTGCTGAACAAGCTGCGACTGAAATCCGCCGCCCAACTGACTGGCGAGATGGCCTTTTTCGAAGACGCCCAACTGGGTGAATTGCTGTTCCGCTACCGCGCACGCAACTTCCCCACCAGCCTGTCAGATGAAGAAAGCCAACGCTGGCGCGACTGGTGCCGGCACAAGCTGCAGGATGGCGTGGGCGGGCGCAACCTGGCGCAGTTCCAGCAAGAAATGGCAGCCGTGCGCGAGCGCGAGCTGACACCGGCCCAGCAGGACATCCTGCAACAGCTGGACAGCTACGCTGCCGGCCTGCTGGCGCCACAGCCGTAA
- a CDS encoding RidA family protein, giving the protein MSIYRHKQGARLAEAAVCNGMIFLAGQVPENTDADAQAQTANVLAQIDTLLAELGSDKSKILDVTIFLASLADYDAMNAAWDAWVPAGNVPARATVEAKLANPAWKVEIKLVAAS; this is encoded by the coding sequence ATGAGCATCTATCGTCACAAGCAGGGCGCCCGTCTGGCCGAAGCCGCCGTATGTAACGGCATGATTTTCCTCGCCGGTCAGGTGCCGGAAAACACCGATGCCGACGCCCAGGCGCAAACTGCCAATGTACTGGCCCAGATCGACACCCTGCTGGCCGAACTGGGCTCGGACAAGAGCAAGATTCTGGATGTCACCATTTTCCTGGCCAGCCTGGCCGACTACGATGCAATGAATGCTGCCTGGGACGCCTGGGTACCGGCTGGCAATGTGCCGGCGCGTGCCACTGTGGAAGCCAAGCTGGCCAACCCGGCATGGAAAGTGGAAATCAAGCTGGTGGCTGCCAGCTGA
- a CDS encoding MgtC/SapB family protein, with the protein MHFDFSVFTHSFIALLTAFLLGSAIGYERQVRQRTAGLRTNALVAVGAAAFVDLAMRLNGHEGATHVVAYVVSGVGFLGAGTIMKEGLNVRGLNTAATLWGSAAAGACAGAGLLDAALLAAIFVLAANTLLRPVVNSINRTPLDDEHSEVTYQLCVISAEEQQKLAFTLIDQLLEQAQYPLGDVNVEPFGDDDVEITATLLSTSADSEVLEQIAAQLTAMPYIKQAYWNQSITE; encoded by the coding sequence ATGCACTTCGATTTTTCTGTGTTTACCCATTCCTTCATTGCCCTGCTGACCGCCTTTCTGCTGGGCTCGGCCATCGGTTACGAACGCCAGGTGCGCCAGCGGACTGCCGGGCTGCGCACCAATGCGCTGGTGGCCGTGGGCGCTGCCGCCTTTGTCGATCTGGCCATGCGCCTGAATGGCCATGAAGGTGCCACCCATGTGGTGGCTTATGTGGTATCCGGCGTCGGCTTTCTGGGGGCCGGCACCATCATGAAGGAAGGCCTGAATGTACGCGGGCTGAATACCGCCGCCACCCTGTGGGGCTCGGCGGCGGCCGGGGCCTGCGCCGGAGCGGGCTTGCTGGATGCGGCCTTGTTGGCTGCCATCTTCGTGCTGGCCGCCAACACCCTGCTGCGACCGGTGGTGAATTCCATCAACCGCACGCCGCTGGATGATGAGCACAGCGAAGTCACCTACCAGCTATGTGTGATCAGTGCCGAGGAACAGCAAAAACTGGCGTTCACCCTGATTGATCAATTGCTGGAGCAGGCGCAGTACCCGCTGGGTGATGTGAATGTCGAGCCGTTTGGCGATGATGATGTGGAAATCACCGCCACCTTGCTGTCGACCTCTGCCGATTCGGAAGTACTGGAGCAGATTGCCGCCCAACTGACTGCCATGCCTTACATCAAGCAGGCCTACTGGAACCAGAGCATTACCGAGTAA
- a CDS encoding DUF945 family protein, producing MEDLARNLLDSQLTQWKDEKYINEDKGQISTQLNYKNGNLSINNKKVGLPWEEQEDPAPDASAPAAKAAASGGK from the coding sequence GTGGAAGACCTGGCGCGCAATCTGCTGGACAGCCAGCTGACGCAGTGGAAAGACGAGAAATACATCAACGAGGACAAGGGGCAGATTTCCACCCAGCTCAATTACAAGAACGGCAACCTGTCCATCAACAACAAAAAGGTTGGCCTGCCGTGGGAAGAGCAGGAAGATCCTGCACCCGATGCCTCGGCACCGGCAGCCAAGGCAGCGGCCAGCGGTGGCAAGTAG
- the mutL gene encoding DNA mismatch repair endonuclease MutL, which produces MKRIHKLPDHLVNQIAAGEVVERPASALKEMLENSLDAGASKITVDLAQGGIKLIRVTDNGGGIAADDLPLALDRHATSKIASLDDLEQVGTLGFRGEGLASVASVSRLTLTSRPADSAHAHQIIAIDGALHPVEPAAHAPGTSVEVVDLYFNTPARRKFLKSENTEYAHCEATFERIALAHPQVEFMLRHNGKVIWRLPAQDMQARVGALLGKDFIAEAITVETAAGSMTLSGFVGSPTYSKASRDAQYFYVNGRFVRDKTAQHALRQAYRDVLHHERHPVYALFLSMDPAGVDVNVHPTKIEVRFRESQAIHQFLFHSINKALAATSAGSSSPVPAQGDINTSANVSEPQAALFPPRSPAPASGGGNHTPARPFSYQQQSMPLHVAREAIGTYDKMFGGLREEESRLAQEAAVPASPLPAMLSPSQLQALPQASEGIPPLGFALAQLHGVYILSQCEDGLIVVDMHAAHERIVYERLKTALEADTIPMQPLLLPVSFAADRMEVATVHEHGEQMKQLGVELAPLSPTQIAVRGVPVWLQDGNPVDLARAVLKDVREFGLSQVLTERRNELLATMACHGAVRANRQLTLTEMNALLRDMENTERSNQCNHGRPTWSRLSMKDLDNLFMRGR; this is translated from the coding sequence ATGAAACGCATTCACAAGCTCCCAGACCACCTCGTCAACCAGATAGCCGCTGGCGAAGTGGTGGAACGCCCCGCCTCTGCCCTGAAGGAAATGCTGGAAAACAGCCTGGATGCCGGTGCCAGCAAGATCACCGTCGACCTGGCCCAGGGCGGCATCAAGCTGATCCGCGTCACCGACAACGGCGGCGGCATTGCAGCCGATGATTTGCCGCTGGCGCTGGACCGCCATGCCACCAGCAAGATTGCCTCGCTGGACGACCTGGAACAGGTGGGCACCCTGGGTTTTCGCGGTGAAGGGCTGGCCAGCGTGGCTTCCGTCTCACGCCTCACCCTCACCAGCCGTCCCGCCGACAGTGCGCACGCCCACCAGATCATCGCCATTGACGGCGCACTGCATCCGGTAGAGCCCGCCGCGCACGCGCCCGGCACCAGCGTGGAAGTGGTGGACCTGTACTTCAACACCCCGGCGCGGCGCAAATTCCTCAAGAGTGAAAACACCGAATACGCCCACTGCGAGGCCACCTTCGAGCGCATTGCACTGGCCCATCCGCAGGTGGAGTTCATGCTGCGCCACAATGGCAAGGTGATCTGGCGCTTGCCGGCGCAAGACATGCAAGCCCGGGTAGGGGCGCTACTGGGCAAGGACTTCATTGCCGAAGCCATCACGGTGGAAACCGCTGCCGGCAGCATGACGCTGAGCGGCTTTGTCGGCTCGCCCACCTATTCCAAGGCCAGTCGCGACGCACAGTATTTTTATGTGAATGGCCGCTTTGTGCGCGACAAGACCGCTCAGCACGCGCTGCGTCAGGCCTACCGCGATGTGCTGCATCACGAGCGCCACCCGGTGTATGCGCTGTTCCTGTCGATGGACCCGGCCGGCGTGGACGTGAATGTCCACCCCACCAAAATCGAAGTACGCTTTCGCGAAAGCCAGGCCATCCACCAGTTCCTGTTTCACAGCATCAACAAGGCACTGGCCGCCACTAGCGCCGGCAGCAGCAGCCCGGTGCCGGCGCAGGGTGACATCAACACCAGCGCCAATGTCAGCGAGCCGCAAGCGGCACTGTTTCCGCCGCGCAGCCCTGCCCCGGCATCCGGCGGCGGCAACCACACCCCGGCGCGGCCTTTCAGCTACCAGCAGCAGAGCATGCCGCTGCATGTGGCGCGCGAGGCCATTGGCACTTACGACAAGATGTTTGGCGGCCTGCGTGAAGAAGAAAGCCGCCTGGCCCAGGAAGCAGCAGTACCAGCCAGCCCCCTGCCCGCCATGCTGTCGCCAAGCCAGTTGCAAGCCCTGCCACAAGCCAGCGAGGGCATTCCACCGCTGGGCTTTGCACTGGCCCAACTGCATGGGGTCTACATCCTCAGCCAGTGCGAAGACGGGCTGATCGTAGTGGACATGCATGCCGCCCACGAACGCATTGTCTACGAACGGCTGAAAACCGCACTGGAGGCCGACACCATTCCGATGCAGCCCTTGCTGCTGCCGGTGTCGTTCGCCGCTGACCGCATGGAAGTGGCCACCGTGCATGAACATGGCGAACAGATGAAGCAACTGGGGGTGGAACTGGCACCGCTGTCCCCCACCCAGATTGCCGTGCGCGGTGTACCGGTATGGCTGCAGGATGGCAATCCGGTGGATCTGGCCCGCGCCGTGCTGAAGGATGTGCGCGAATTCGGCCTCAGCCAGGTGCTGACCGAGCGCCGTAACGAGCTGCTGGCCACCATGGCCTGCCACGGCGCGGTGCGCGCCAACCGCCAGCTGACGCTGACCGAGATGAACGCCCTGCTGCGTGACATGGAAAACACCGAACGCTCCAATCAGTGCAATCATGGCCGCCCCACCTGGTCGCGCCTGAGCATGAAAGACCTGGACAATCTGTTCATGCGCGGGCGCTGA
- a CDS encoding Nramp family divalent metal transporter, which yields MSKQDNRTAVLDSAHIGDIRGALGTIRHNDTAARHGWMAKFKTLLAILGPGLIVMVGDNDAGAFSTYAQAGQNYGTSLLWTLALLIPVLYVNQEMVLRLGAVTGVGHARLILERFGKFWGAFSAIDLFLLNALTIVTEFIGISLGMDFLGVPKIIGVGLAAVFIMLSASTGDFRRFERFSLILVAGSLLLVPILVMVHPPMTQVAHDFLLPQMPAGGKLADVMLLIIGIVGTTVAPWQLFFQQSYLIDKRITPRFISYERADLWLGIALVVIGAVAMIAFTAQVFIGHPEFGNFQDAGAVANGLAKYYGRLPGTLFAVALIDASIIGAMAVSLSTAYALGDVLSLKHSLHRKPGDAKGFYAMYCGLIVLAAALVLIPGVPLGLLTNAVQTLAGVLLPSATVFLLLLCNDKDVLGPWVNGRFFNVLSAIIVAVLVLLSIILTAAVVFPDMSGESISNILIGGSVIGLIIAIVVNVLHAREEMEKGQVPHHKARKMDLHHMHSWRMPPLDQLPPLVLSQRNKLWMAVLRGYLVVAMGMVIYKVVASML from the coding sequence ATGTCCAAACAAGATAACCGCACCGCCGTACTGGATAGCGCCCACATCGGCGACATCCGCGGCGCGCTGGGTACCATCCGTCACAACGACACCGCTGCCCGCCATGGCTGGATGGCCAAATTCAAGACCCTGCTGGCCATTCTCGGCCCCGGCCTCATCGTGATGGTGGGGGACAACGATGCCGGTGCCTTCAGCACCTATGCCCAGGCCGGACAAAACTACGGCACCTCGCTGCTGTGGACGCTGGCACTGCTGATTCCTGTCCTGTACGTAAACCAGGAAATGGTACTGCGCCTGGGGGCCGTCACCGGCGTGGGCCATGCCCGGCTGATCCTCGAACGCTTTGGCAAGTTCTGGGGTGCCTTCAGCGCCATCGACCTGTTCCTGCTTAATGCGCTGACCATCGTCACCGAATTCATCGGCATCAGCCTGGGGATGGATTTTCTGGGCGTACCCAAAATTATCGGCGTGGGCCTGGCTGCGGTATTCATCATGCTGTCGGCCAGTACCGGCGACTTCCGCCGCTTCGAGCGTTTTTCGCTGATTCTGGTGGCCGGCAGCCTGCTGCTGGTTCCCATCCTGGTGATGGTTCACCCGCCCATGACCCAGGTGGCGCATGATTTCCTGCTACCGCAAATGCCGGCAGGCGGCAAGCTGGCAGACGTGATGCTGCTGATCATCGGCATTGTCGGCACCACCGTGGCACCGTGGCAGTTGTTCTTCCAGCAAAGCTATCTGATCGACAAGCGCATCACCCCGCGTTTCATCTCCTACGAGCGTGCCGATCTGTGGCTGGGCATTGCACTGGTGGTGATTGGTGCGGTGGCCATGATTGCCTTCACCGCCCAGGTGTTCATCGGTCATCCGGAGTTCGGCAACTTCCAGGATGCCGGCGCGGTCGCCAATGGGCTGGCCAAATACTATGGCCGCCTGCCCGGCACGCTGTTCGCCGTCGCCCTGATTGACGCCAGCATCATCGGCGCCATGGCGGTTTCGCTGTCCACCGCTTATGCGCTGGGCGATGTACTGAGCCTGAAACACTCGCTGCACCGCAAGCCGGGCGACGCCAAGGGTTTCTATGCCATGTATTGCGGCCTGATCGTGCTGGCGGCGGCGCTGGTGCTGATTCCGGGCGTACCGCTGGGCCTGCTGACCAATGCCGTGCAAACCCTGGCCGGCGTGCTGCTGCCCAGCGCCACCGTCTTCCTGCTATTGCTGTGCAATGACAAGGATGTACTGGGCCCGTGGGTGAACGGCCGCTTCTTCAATGTGCTGTCGGCCATCATCGTGGCGGTACTGGTGCTGCTGTCCATCATCCTGACGGCGGCGGTGGTGTTCCCGGACATGTCGGGCGAAAGCATCAGTAATATCCTGATTGGCGGCAGCGTGATCGGCCTGATCATCGCCATCGTGGTGAACGTGCTGCATGCCCGCGAAGAAATGGAAAAGGGCCAGGTGCCGCATCACAAGGCACGCAAGATGGATTTGCATCACATGCATAGCTGGCGCATGCCGCCGCTGGACCAACTGCCCCCGCTGGTGCTGTCCCAGCGTAACAAGCTGTGGATGGCCGTGTTGCGCGGCTATCTGGTCGTGGCCATGGGCATGGTGATCTACAAGGTGGTGGCATCCATGCTGTAA
- a CDS encoding fatty acid desaturase, giving the protein MHWLNGLLDLPWWGYIVVALVLTHITIASVTIFLHRHQAHRALDLHPLPSHFFRFWLWLTTGMVTKQWAAIHRKHHAKCETAEDPHSPQILGIKKVLWEGVELYRAACKDQSIMDKFGHGTPDDWIEHKLYTPHFGKGIFLMLAIDLLLFGPAGLSIWAVQMVWIPFWAAGVINGLGHWWGYRNFENEDASTNIFPWGIIVGGEELHNNHHTFGTSAKLSYKWYEFDIGWMYIRMLEICHLAKVRRVAPRLAQDSSRPQLDLEHLQAIIANRYAIAARYARELKQVYRKELEQVSLPEMDDLVRKMKIWLKQDAKDTPECDKAQLAAVLQHSETLHTIYTMRQELCRLWERSSLTREQLLHELQDWCLRAERSGIAALERFALSLRRTAVA; this is encoded by the coding sequence ATGCATTGGCTTAACGGTTTGCTTGATCTCCCATGGTGGGGGTATATCGTCGTGGCCCTGGTGCTGACTCACATCACCATTGCTTCTGTCACCATTTTTCTGCACCGCCACCAGGCACACCGTGCGCTGGACCTGCACCCGCTGCCCAGTCATTTCTTCCGTTTCTGGTTGTGGCTGACCACCGGCATGGTGACCAAGCAGTGGGCGGCCATTCACCGCAAGCATCATGCCAAGTGCGAAACCGCAGAGGACCCGCACAGCCCGCAGATACTGGGTATCAAGAAAGTGCTGTGGGAAGGGGTGGAATTGTACCGCGCCGCCTGCAAGGATCAGTCCATCATGGACAAGTTTGGCCATGGCACGCCGGATGACTGGATCGAGCACAAGCTGTACACGCCACACTTTGGCAAGGGCATCTTCCTGATGCTGGCCATCGACCTGCTGCTGTTCGGCCCGGCCGGCTTGTCCATCTGGGCGGTGCAGATGGTGTGGATTCCATTCTGGGCGGCCGGGGTCATCAACGGCCTGGGCCACTGGTGGGGTTATCGCAATTTCGAGAATGAAGACGCCTCCACCAATATCTTCCCCTGGGGCATTATTGTTGGCGGTGAAGAGCTGCATAACAACCACCATACTTTTGGCACTTCGGCCAAGCTGTCTTACAAGTGGTACGAGTTTGATATCGGCTGGATGTACATCCGCATGCTGGAAATCTGCCATCTGGCGAAGGTTCGCCGGGTGGCGCCGCGTCTGGCGCAGGATAGCAGCCGTCCGCAACTGGACCTGGAGCACCTGCAGGCCATCATCGCCAATCGCTATGCCATTGCCGCCCGTTATGCGCGCGAACTCAAACAGGTGTATCGCAAGGAGCTGGAACAGGTCAGCCTGCCGGAGATGGATGATCTGGTGCGCAAGATGAAGATCTGGCTGAAGCAGGATGCCAAGGACACGCCGGAGTGCGACAAGGCGCAGCTGGCTGCGGTGCTGCAGCACAGCGAAACCCTGCATACCATCTATACCATGCGTCAGGAACTATGCCGGCTGTGGGAACGCTCCTCGCTGACGCGTGAGCAGCTGCTGCACGAGCTGCAGGACTGGTGCCTGCGGGCCGAGCGGTCCGGTATTGCCGCGCTGGAGCGCTTTGCTCTCAGCCTGCGCAGGACGGCCGTGGCCTGA
- the miaA gene encoding tRNA (adenosine(37)-N6)-dimethylallyltransferase MiaA, which produces MSHTPDAILLMGPTASGKTGLALALARHFPVEIISVDSALVYRGMDIGSAKPTAEEMAACPHHLIDIISPLETYSAAQFHADANRLITEIRARGNMPLLVGGTMLYYKALLEGLSDLPQADPALRAELDAEAGRIGWPAMHARLAVLDPDTAARLNPNDAQRIHRALEICLLSGQTMSSLIARGKEAAADFNCLPLALVPEERSWLHQRIAQRFELMLQQDFLGEVRRLRQDYPTLTPDLPSMRCVGYRQAWDYLDGQCSEAEFIERGVAATRQLCKRQLTWMRSLPVLPVSAQRADLTDCVLQACSDFIAGKPVADSLRYQGSF; this is translated from the coding sequence ATGTCACACACCCCCGATGCCATTCTGTTGATGGGCCCCACCGCTTCCGGCAAGACCGGCCTGGCGCTGGCGCTGGCCCGTCATTTCCCGGTGGAAATCATCAGCGTGGACTCGGCCCTGGTGTATCGCGGCATGGATATCGGCAGCGCCAAACCCACGGCTGAGGAAATGGCCGCCTGCCCGCACCATCTGATTGACATCATCAGCCCGCTGGAGACCTATTCCGCCGCCCAGTTTCATGCCGATGCCAACCGCTTGATCACTGAAATCCGCGCCCGTGGCAATATGCCGCTGCTGGTGGGCGGCACCATGCTGTACTACAAGGCGCTGCTGGAAGGCCTGTCCGACCTGCCGCAAGCCGACCCGGCCCTGCGCGCCGAACTGGATGCCGAAGCCGGCCGCATCGGCTGGCCCGCCATGCACGCCAGGCTGGCCGTGCTGGACCCGGACACCGCCGCCCGCCTCAACCCCAATGACGCGCAGCGCATTCACCGTGCGCTGGAAATCTGCCTGCTCAGCGGCCAGACCATGTCCAGCCTGATTGCCCGCGGCAAGGAAGCCGCCGCCGACTTTAACTGCCTGCCGCTGGCGCTGGTGCCGGAGGAGCGTAGCTGGCTGCACCAACGCATTGCCCAGCGCTTCGAGCTGATGCTGCAGCAGGACTTTCTGGGTGAGGTTCGCCGCCTGCGCCAGGACTACCCGACGCTTACTCCCGACCTACCCTCCATGCGCTGCGTGGGTTATCGCCAGGCCTGGGACTATCTGGACGGACAGTGCAGCGAGGCGGAATTCATCGAACGCGGCGTGGCCGCCACCCGCCAGTTGTGCAAACGCCAGCTCACCTGGATGCGCAGCCTGCCGGTGCTGCCGGTCAGCGCGCAGCGCGCCGACCTGACTGATTGCGTGCTGCAGGCCTGTAGCGATTTCATCGCCGGCAAGCCGGTGGCCGATAGCCTGCGTTATCAGGGCAGCTTTTAA
- a CDS encoding (2Fe-2S)-binding protein, translating into MYVCLCNAVTDSQIRQAVENGATRMCDLRAELGVASECGKCACCANQLRKETLQQMGACHPGRVAA; encoded by the coding sequence ATGTATGTCTGCTTGTGCAATGCGGTAACCGATAGCCAGATCCGCCAGGCGGTGGAAAATGGGGCTACGCGCATGTGCGACCTGCGGGCAGAGCTGGGCGTGGCTTCCGAATGCGGCAAGTGCGCTTGCTGCGCCAACCAGTTGCGTAAGGAAACCTTGCAGCAGATGGGAGCCTGCCATCCGGGACGGGTGGCTGCCTGA
- a CDS encoding thymidine kinase, translated as MAKLFFRYAAMNSGKSTQLLQIANNYETMGKQVALYTAAIDDRFGVGMISSRLGIQRQAHTFAGDTDFLSLDWAGISCILLDEAQFLTPDQVCQLHRLAHTRNIPVICFGLRVDFQGHPFAGATWLLTRAEEIEEIKTICACGKKATMHIRINADGSRVVQGPQVEIGGEARYRAVCGRCFHQG; from the coding sequence ATGGCCAAACTGTTTTTCCGCTATGCCGCCATGAACAGCGGCAAGAGCACCCAGTTGCTGCAGATCGCCAACAACTACGAAACCATGGGCAAGCAGGTTGCCCTGTATACCGCCGCCATCGACGACCGCTTTGGCGTGGGCATGATTTCCTCCCGGCTGGGCATCCAACGTCAGGCCCACACCTTTGCCGGTGATACCGACTTTTTGTCACTGGACTGGGCCGGCATCAGTTGCATCCTGCTGGACGAAGCCCAGTTCCTGACACCGGATCAGGTCTGCCAGCTGCACCGGCTGGCCCATACCCGCAATATCCCGGTGATCTGCTTTGGCTTGCGGGTGGATTTTCAGGGCCACCCCTTTGCCGGGGCCACCTGGCTGCTGACCCGCGCCGAAGAGATTGAAGAAATCAAGACCATCTGTGCCTGCGGCAAGAAAGCCACCATGCATATCCGCATCAATGCCGATGGCAGCCGTGTGGTACAAGGCCCGCAAGTGGAGATAGGCGGCGAGGCGCGCTACCGTGCCGTGTGCGGCCGCTGCTTCCATCAGGGCTGA